gTTCAACTGAAAATTATAAACTGGACATGGACAGATGGTATAATTTGAGTATGTAAACTGTTGTTTCTAACTTCGGATACACATTGAAAGGTGAATAAATGTCAATCCAAACACCCACTAAACcagtttcaaatttcaatattaaataaattccgTGCATAAGATATTgcacaaaccaaaccaaacagcACAGAATTGTAGCCATCAGCAAGCAACCGCGCAGACTTGCACATATGAGGGACTGATTATGAACACTTGGTGCAATTTCATAAAACCGAATttccaaattttattataattttcgaGTTACATCCGAGCAGAGGAAGCCTATTTCATAGTATTTCTGAGTTTACAACCCATTGGTGAAGGAACATTCTGACAGACATGAACCAAAACCAAAATGTTTGAATTCCAGAACATGACAAAAGAAGATTCTGAATTTACAACCCATTGGGGAAGGAGCATTCTGACAGACatgaaaccaaaaccaaaatgtTGGTATTCCAGAACATGACAACAGAAGAAATTCCTCCCGCGCCCCCTCTTCTAACACGAGACTACAAATTGTAAAGCTCCATTCTACTAATATCCACCCTGAAGCTAACCAAAGACATATATTTTACCACCAACAGATATATTTGTCAACAAGAATTTTGGTGGTTCCAAAGAGTCAACAGGCAATGCATTCTGAAACCACCTAGGACACTTCAGTCTCTCAGTCAGTCTTGTATGATCCTCCGTTCTGCTCAACACCATTTGCCAACTCTTCCTTCAACTAAATCAATTTACAAAGCAACAGAGATGGGGAGGAAAAAGTCAATCATTGCATATAGTATAcccatattatataaattgtccaaaacaaaaagagaagtgTCAACAGAATCTAAGCAAAATAAAAGGTTCTTAATGTAACTGAAGTCACAAGAAGCAATCACATTTCTCAATGACAAAGCTTATAAATTTACCTtctgaagtatttttttctGATACCTATATCCCTGTGACAAACAAAGTAGAATCTTAGCAAATCAATATGACATGTGGAAAGACTGTGCAGATATTTATGCAGCAAAATAATTCCAGAATGATGATATAACCTTGTCAGTTCCATAGATGTAATCACAGTATGTGAAAACTGAAGCAAAATTGCTTTGGCTTTGTCTTCCAACATAATGATGGTAATCGTGATACTCAGCGCCACCATAAAATGGAATATATTTTGTGATACTCCTGGGAAAGTCATACCTGTGACATGATAAGGTCGGCAATACAATATAAGGCCAGGTGCCAAAATTACAATGCAGGAACTAAAGAATGATGAGCAAACTTCTCATAAAGGGGAGAAAGGAGAGAGGGGAGTATGCTGGTGTTTATCAATGGGAAAGAAAGAGTGGCCTCTGGTAAATCCTACAGGCAAAATCAGCAATTATTAGGAACTTCAAGTTGGACACACCACAAGGATATTCCATCCCCGCAAAATTAACCATCGTCCTTATAATTGTGCCCTTCTATAAACAAAACCTTTATAGAAATCAGTTTGACTCTCAGTTTTGCATCAACCTGGACTAGTTCTCTATATTGCTGAGACAGCAAACACCAGAAAGATTTATTTCTTGGTGTAGTTTACTTAATCAAAAATTGGCAAATTGTCCTAGACAAATAACAATTTGACCTGTATATTGTTGAGACAGCAAACACCAGAAAGATCCATTTCTCAGCATGATTAAGAACATTATATGTACTAATGCAAAAACTAGCAAAGGTTTGTCCAagacaaatttcaattttaacttGTGGTTGCTAGATTGATCACAACAAACAAAATGTTCCCCTACAATAGTAACCCTTCAAGAAACTTTTGCTTCCTGATAAACTACAGAGGTCCCACAAGTTCGTAACCAAGTTTCTTCTTCGGCACAGAACTctcaatcaaatcaaatataatgatTTCACATTATTAAATGATTACAAACAGAAAATATAATGCTCCTCAACCTTCGTCCAGACTTCTCTTCAGTTAAAATCGGAAACTTGGCTAATAAATCATTGTGTTTACATGCGTGTTTGATTTACCATCCAGGATTCACATACGCACAAATTCACACCCAAACCAAGCCAACGTAAAAGCAACTATTAGAGCGTGTTTGGAAACAAATTCTGAGGCCAAAAACCTCATGCCTATGATGTGAAAAGCACACTTTGATGTGAAAAACCACATCGGTGATCCGTTTCCAAACACGTACTTAGTTCCATGGTACAAAATGCGTTACCAAACAAGATAGAATTTGGTAGATAGGTCACAAGTAACAGTAATAAATCTTAGGTGCAGTTCAAAGATAGTACGGAAAAAGGacataaagtttaaaaaagaaaaagtaatacACTTTGCCTCCACTAAATCTAAACGGATGAAACAAAGGAGAACAGAACAGAACGGAGTGTCCGTGCGCAAAGCAGGAAGAGATGGAACCCTGATTCAGTGCAGTCAAATTTGCACACATCCACACAGTTACTGTATTACTGttgatacataatttgaatgGAGAGAATCCagatttctttccaaaaaatgcAGCACATTAGCTATAAGAGATTTCTATTACTTGGCAAGCATTTTATCAGTGGAAAATTAGAATAAAGCAATGAaggttttaaaaagaaaaaggtgagaAAAAGCGAGCAAGGGACTGTTAGAGATCGAAAGTAAGTTTTTGTTACCCGCTGTGGGTGTCAATGGCTTCAATCTGGCGCAAGGCTATCCATAGCCAAAAGGTGATAATGTGACCAGGAACCATGGCAGGCCCGAGAAAGGAGGGAATCCCGAGGATCAAGATCTCGGCCCAGTGGGCATAGGGCGCCGCAAATCCAATGGGAGCATGGTACTCATGGTGCACGCGGTGAATCTTCTCGTAACCCCAATCGTTGTGCAGAAACCGGTGGATCCAGTAATTGGTGTAATCCTCTACGAGAAAGTAGACCAGAAGCTGCGACAGGATCTCCCTCCACGACGGTAATTGCAACCCCGTCCTGATCCCAATCATctaaaagatgaagaagaagaagaaaaaagtgattaataaatcaataaataaaaaaatcacggTGACGGTGAAGGTGAAGGAAAAAGGGAGAGGTTATGGGTTCGAATGCCCAAAGTgacatttcaaacaaaattaacaaactaaaaGATAGTGCGCGGAGAGGGGAACCTGGATGGAAGGATAAGAGATGAGTTGGAGGGGGCCGACGACGAGGAAGAACATGCGCATGACGTCTTTGTAGCACTTGAAGGTTTCGGCGAGGGACAAACGGACTTTAGGTTGGATCTTGTGGGAAGCGACGAAGGAGAAGCGCTTGAGTTCGAGGAAGACGAGGGGGAGGGGGACGAGGGAGAAGACGAGGAAGAGGAACAGAATGTTGTGGCAGTAGAGGAAGTAATCAGACTTGGAGGCGGAGTAGTTGAACCAGAGGGTTTCCGCGGAGGTGAGGTTGCGGCCCAGCGCCGCCGCGGCCTCCGGAATGGAACCATAGGGGAGCATTGTCACCGGAACCCTAGGATTGGCGGCAGCGGAGGACTGTTTTTCTGTTAGTGTAGAGTGATGTGAAATGGATGTGAGAGAGGGGAGGGGACAGGGAAGCGGTGTGTGATTTTTGCGGACGTGGTGGATGCTGCGCTGGATGCTTGTCTGTTGCCACAAATATTTGCGGGAATTTTCAAAATGCATAACTGCCCTTATTTATAGaactccttttctctttttttttttacaacggaacacctttttttttttttttaatgcatgtGAATGATGTTATGATACTGATACACAAGGATGATGCTGATTGCTAAAATCTTTTACTGCCTTTTTCTTTCCGAGGAAaacttatctagatattattacCTGAAATAAGAAAAGCATCCGTTTTTCTATATAtagaataagaaattaaatatcataaccTTTTTAATATAACAAATACTTTTGttaaagatgataaaaaaatctacaaatattatgtatttctatcatacattattaaaaaaatgagttaaatgtaattttgttctttttatttttttaaatatataattttaattttcatattttaaattaaagatatttaattcttattttttaacatatgtgATTTTggtctcttattttaaaataaaaatatttgattattcaattttaaaaaatatgtaattttgattttttttcaatttcatcaaattcagaaaacattaattaataaaaaatttagattaatCATGGCCCTTTTTCCCTTATCAAATTaggataagataaaaaatatatgataagagttatataacattaaattatttatttaatttacgtTATAATCAAGTTAATATCTTAATagtcaatatttttaatcaaattgatATTTGTTTCTTCCACGGTACATGTTTGGAGTGATAACGAGGAACCTCTGTGTATTTGAGGGTAATAAGGTCACTTGTATTTGTgtcaaaatttgatatttggTATCCCCAATTTTATATGTTTGCATCATCTCACTTATTTTTAGgtgagaataaataaataaacaccctaattttaatatttatatcacTTATTTTAAGTGTTTGAaccaattatttcttttttctcacttttcttaTATGTTTATCATTGtttcatttatatattgatttcaaagtctccaataaatttagtaattttttgttatttatctcAAATGTTTCTTTCTACTTTTTCATCTCTCACTTCCTTTattttcttgcatttttttttcctttgtagcTGTCATTTACTTTTATAGCATTTTGATCCTATTTTATATTGTGTAACTAAATAGTTTGATTCAcgacttttattataatatgttTTCTTCTCATATAAACACATCTTAATTAAGCCATGAtaacttttatttgaaatttataattttaatacttGTCCTTACCTTCATGTATATGgtaatttttattagatttttttaaatacattgtTTCCATTGGCTTCCGATTCTAGATCCCCCAATGAATGATAATACCACTCTCATTATGACGTGGAAATTACTCGTtaaatgtacaaaaaaaaattatgtcaagGTGATTCCAAACACGTAGATAATAGATTTCGGCCGTCCacatctactttttttttctgacataaattttttctattctttgaaatacaaaattaatttttaatagagTAATCTTTGTACATACTAATTCCCAACAAATTTTGCtcatattcacaaaattaatttttaatagagTAATCTTTGTACATACTAATTCCCAACAAATTTTGCTCATATTCACAAAAAATTAGTCCTTACCATTCGTTTTtcttaatctcttttacttttgtttttttctcccttgaaccaaaacaactttttttcttatttggcaccattgttttgttcttttttctgTGGGCCTGTAGCCATATGtaatgtaataaattaataattgagactgataaaatatatattctatttgtattaaattatatGCTGTATTGGAAAAGTTATTTTATAtcgatatatttattatataagaaaaataacgaAGTATTTATTGTTGGTCAAAACTTAATGAAAAGCATATTTCCGTGataagttttgtttttataaatatttacaaaaatatttatttttaagttgtaAGAAATAATTACAAACTTAAGAAATAAaccttttcaaaattcaaactaatggaaataattttgaaaaggaCAAGGCCGACTAAACATTTATTTAGCTCactttttttaacagaaatttaTCTCACTTAATAATGAGAATTTTTCAAActaaggaaaatattttttatggaaggaaaataatttattgaatatgtTTGGTTTTAAATTATCCTTTGAAACTTTAGGATtgtaaacttatttatttactataataaatctctttcaatttttttcaatccTTAATAGAAGGGCGTAagcttttttattcaataaaaaattttaaaaaataatattatgtaaTGATCAGAtactacatattaaaaaaagatgaCATTAATCAATGAAGAGAATGAAATAATAAACCAATGTGAAGAGAAAATgtcataaaaaagataattctttttaataaaatattagtcaTTCCTAGTAAATCAATAATTCGATTTTTAAGCATTTTCAACGTAATACTGTTTACACTGTAAactaactaaaaattatattaagaatgatttgtaaaatagttgttataaaaataaataaaattattattatgtgtattttttatttcatctttatcattttattaataagattttttctctaactgttttgttttacaattttgttaacatttgtcttgagaattgattttaattaagtaaaagtATATAGTGGAGTTATAAGATGATTTGGCagtaaaatgagaagaaaataaaaaaaaatcacggaTTCGAttcttttcactaaaaaaaattgatcattaataactaatatttgtcAATATGAAAAATAACTAAAGGTATAAGGTTTTTAATTTGAAAGGTATTCATTTTATCCCAGCtaaaatctttttctttaattatttaaaattaattataagaggtaattgttaataaattatttatttaatagatcaacatattattattttttaactttcaccCTTCCATCTGTTTGCCTCTATTTCTATTTGTCACGTCATGTATTTTGGAAGACATCAAAATTATTAGATCGAAAGACATTTTCGTAACTCTAacttgttttttgaaaataacaaaatgcctaaattttaagttaaaaactaaaaaaaaagtcaaaatttaatttaaccttaattatattccaatgaataaataaatgtacGTACAAAACAACAATATATTATTACCAAACACTTAGATGAATTAGTGTAAGATTATTTCAGTTTAAtgaaagattttaaatttaagtactGAGCATAAGCATACTGTACGTGTAGCATGATGACCATTTTCACTTCTCGATACTCTCAGCTCTTATGTTTACAATGCAATGATATTTTCTAGGAAAAGATGACAAATTTGTAATGCCAGAACGTAACATTTACGAAATATGATTCAGCACTAACGAAGGgtttaatttacttaattaaGTAGAATACGTGAATTCTTTTAAAacttttgatatttattttttatttcttcgcataaaaaaaatgattcaacaCCATTTTGTCCAGTTAATTATAAAGGATAATGTAGGAAGTATATTGAGTtgtgtttaaaaaaacaatttcaagGTTACTTATTACTTACTAGGAATTTGAACACACGAATGTGTTTTTAGGGCAAAAGCCAATTATATTCCAATCATGTATCCTACAAACTTTGATTCTTTCAGTATATGTTCCCAGACTGATGTAAAGGATTTCCAtgggttattttttttaaaaaaaattctccccTGTTTGTAGTGCTACTATTACATAAAGCACATTAATgcctataaaaaaacataaaagcacATTAACTCCATAATTTGTATGTAAATAGTTCCTTacctttatataattaaaagtattaataGATGTttgtattagtttattttaaataataataatttgtgtgcaatttcttaacaatttaaaaaaaacaaaatataatctaTAGAGTTATCAAAACAAATAAGGTTAGCAAGAGTTATTCTTGAAATAACTTTGATCacttcttttatattattaaaaaataatataaaatcattttaatttatataagtaaatgattgttgtataaaaaaaagagagtaaatgattatatatatatatatatatatatatatatatat
This genomic interval from Glycine max cultivar Williams 82 chromosome 5, Glycine_max_v4.0, whole genome shotgun sequence contains the following:
- the LOC100793785 gene encoding methylsterol monooxygenase 1-1, which translates into the protein MLPYGSIPEAAAALGRNLTSAETLWFNYSASKSDYFLYCHNILFLFLVFSLVPLPLVFLELKRFSFVASHKIQPKVRLSLAETFKCYKDVMRMFFLVVGPLQLISYPSIQMIGIRTGLQLPSWREILSQLLVYFLVEDYTNYWIHRFLHNDWGYEKIHRVHHEYHAPIGFAAPYAHWAEILILGIPSFLGPAMVPGHIITFWLWIALRQIEAIDTHSGYDFPRSITKYIPFYGGAEYHDYHHYVGRQSQSNFASVFTYCDYIYGTDKGYRYQKKILQKLKEELANGVEQNGGSYKTD